The Solibacillus sp. FSL R7-0682 genome includes a window with the following:
- a CDS encoding YjcG family protein, with translation MKYGIVAFPSKKIQDLANTYRKRYDPHYALITPHITLKDAFDAGESEIDEISKKLQEISTQFAPLQIHASRVSSFYPVTNAIYFRIEPTPQLENLQKTIQQHINVGAPKHVFVPHITIAQKMSASEHDDIFGQLRMTGVNEQDAINRIHLLYQLEDGSWTTYETYKLTGAE, from the coding sequence TTGAAATATGGTATTGTTGCATTTCCATCAAAGAAAATACAAGATTTGGCAAACACTTATCGAAAACGCTATGACCCGCACTATGCATTAATTACGCCACACATTACATTAAAGGATGCATTTGATGCAGGCGAGTCAGAAATCGATGAAATTTCTAAAAAGTTACAAGAAATTTCAACTCAATTTGCACCGTTACAAATTCATGCTTCACGAGTTAGTTCATTTTATCCTGTAACAAACGCAATTTATTTCCGCATCGAACCAACACCACAATTAGAAAATTTACAAAAAACAATTCAACAACACATTAATGTTGGAGCACCTAAGCATGTATTCGTCCCGCATATTACGATAGCTCAAAAAATGTCAGCTTCTGAACATGATGATATTTTTGGGCAGTTACGTATGACAGGTGTAAATGAACAAGATGCGATTAATCGTATTCACTTACTATATCAATTAGAAGACGGCTCTTGGACAACATATG